The following proteins are co-located in the Podarcis raffonei isolate rPodRaf1 chromosome 5, rPodRaf1.pri, whole genome shotgun sequence genome:
- the PAQR9 gene encoding membrane progestin receptor epsilon, with product MNDAGRGGGGGGGGGRRRCSGEAQIHRNSSSSSSSSKESGFALVSLHHNPGSGCCFSKRHAAAGGRPLLQPHAGEPPKEEGARMPAVGGSDEGQAPPGAAPSPKPARSSGRPPSRREGGPRPLLRWDEVPDDFVECFILSGYRRLHCTAQECLASVLQPTNETLNFWTHFVPLLLFAAKFCRLLLLRGAGDVPFHHPALLPLWCYASGVLLTFAMSCTAHVFSCLSLRLRAAFFYLDYASISYYGFASTVAYYYYLLPGLSLLEPRALSRYLQQRLGWHVDCSAPLAAYSALVLPVAFALAVACTVACCKSRSEFCAYPFAIRTFVFVMPLSMACPIMLESLLFDLQGHNPTLFVHFYRRYFWLLVAAFFNVSKIPERIQPGLFDIIGHSHQLFHIFTFLSIYDQLFYVEEGLQQFLQGHTPALPTFAGTVGYMLLLILCLGLVIRRFLNVPEACKHD from the coding sequence ATGAATGAtgcgggaagaggaggaggaggaggaggaggcggtggcCGCCGGCGCTGCTCGGGCGAAGCACAaatccaccgcaactcctccagtagcagcagcagcagcaaggaaagcGGCTTTGCCTTGGTGAGCTTACATCACAATCCCGGCTCGGGCTGCTGTTTCTCTAAGCGGCACGCAGCAGCCGGCGGCCGgcctctcctccagccccacgcCGGGGAGCCGCCGAAGGAGGAGGGCGCCAGGATGCCCGCGGTCGGCGGATCCGACGAGGGCCAGGCGCCCCCTGGAGCCGCGCCGTCGCCCAAGCCTGCCCGCTCCTCGGGCCGGCCGCCGTCTCGTCGGGAAGGCGGCCCCCGGCCGCTGCTACGTTGGGACGAGGTCCCCGACGACTTCGTGGAGTGCTTCATCCTGTCGGGCTACCGGCGCCTGCACTGCACGgcgcaggagtgcctggcgtcggTGCTGCAGCCCACCAACGAGACGCTCAACTTCTGGACGCACTTCGTGCCGCTGCTGCTCTTCGCCGCCAAGTTctgccgcctgctgctgctgcgcggcgCCGGCGACGTGCCCTTCCACCACCCGGCGCTGCTGCCGCTCTGGTGCTACGCGTCGGGCGTGCTGCTCACCTTCGCCATGAGCTGCACGGCCCATGTGTTCAGCTGCCTGTCGCTGCGCCTGCGCGCCGCCTTCTTCTACTTGGACTACGCCTCCATCAGCTACTACGGCTTCGCCAGCACCGTGGCCTACTACTACTACCTGCTGCCGGGCCTCAGCCTGCTGGAGCCCCGCGCGCTCAGCCGCTACCTGCAGCAGCGCCTGGGCTGGCACGTGGACTGCAGCGCGCCGCTGGCCGCCTACAGCGCGCTGGTGCTGCCCGTGGCCTTCGCGCTGGCCGTGGCCTGCACCGTGGCCTGCTGCAAGAGCCGCTCCGAGTTTTGCGCCTACCCCTTCGCCATCCGCACCTTCGTCTTCGTCATGCCGCTCAGCATGGCCTGCCCCATCATGCTCGAGAGCCTCCTCTTCGACCTGCAGGGCCACAACCCCACGCTCTTCGTCCACTTCTACCGCCGCTACTTCTGGCTGTTGGTGGCCGCCTTCTTCAACGTCAGCAAGATCCCCGAGCGCATCCAGCCGGGCCTCTTCGACATCATCGGCCACAGCCACCAGCTCTTCCACATCTTCACCTTCCTCAGCATCTACGACCAGCTCTTCTACGTCGAGGAAGGCCTGCAGCAGTTCCTGCAAGGGCACACGCCCGCCTTGCCCACCTTCGCGGGCACGGTGGGCTACATGCTGCTCTTGATACTGTGCCTGGGCCTGGTCATCAGGAGGTTTCTCAACGTCCCGGAAGCCTGCAAACACGATTGA